The nucleotide sequence CCTCGGCGATCTCCGGCGACCACAGGAACTGGTTCTCCAGGTAGATCAGCCGCTGCGCCGAGCGCAGCGCGCGCAGGTAGCCGTCGAGGACGGTGAACTCGCCCTTCGGCAGGAAGTCGTAGGTGTCGTTCGGCACCGTCCGCAGGAGCTGGACGCGGCTGCCGCCGACCGGGTCCGGCACCGTGGGCGCCGGCAGGTCCTCGCCCGCCACCTCGGTCCACCGCCGGCGGAAGTGATCGGCGACGTCGGCGACCACCGGGCCGTCGAGCCGGGCCATCAGGTCGTGCCACCCGATCGGCCGCGGCGGGTGGTCCGGGCTGTCGTGCCGGTCGCCCTCCAGCGCGGTGAGGTCCACCCCGCCGACGAACGCGACGGCGTCGTCGACGATCACCAGCTTCTCGTGGTGGCAGTGCAGGGTCCGCTCGCGGGCGTCCAGCACGCAGCGCACGTCGGTGCCCTCGGTGAACTTCCGCCGTTCGGACCGCGCCAGCTTCCGCGACGGCTGGAACGCGGGAAAGGGCGGCCCCGCCCACAGCAGCACCCGCACCTCGACCCCCCGCCCGGCGACCTCGGCCAGCAGTTCACGCAGGGTGGGCGAGCCGGGCTCCCGCGTCAGCCGGAAGTCGGCGCTGGCGTGCCAGTTGGCGATGTGCACGTACGACTTCGCCCCCCGGATGGCCTCGGCGACGGCCGGCAGCGACTCTTCGCCGTCGATCAGCACCTCGACGCGGTTGCCGTCGCGCACCGGAGCCCGGCCGCCGAGCGGGTCCTGCGCCCCGGCGGAGTCGAGAACGGCACCCCAGCCGAGCCCGCGCAGCCGCCGGCGGTGGTGAGCACACAGGACCCGCTCGAGCCCGTCGCCCACCCGCTCGTCCATCTTGTCCACGAAGGAGTTGAAGGTCTGCACCCGCCCATATCACTACAGATCGGCCCGGCCCGCCGTGCAGTAACGGTGCGTGAGGCGATCGCGACTCGACCTGCATGGAGCCTTTGGTGCTGAAGGTGGGCACGGCGGTCGTGAACTCGGCCGTGAAGTCCTGGCTCACCAGCCGCAAGAGTGAGCTCGAACGGCAGAGTTCGCTGGCGGAGCTGGTGCAGGTCCGGATGGGCGGCGGCTTTTCCCGCAGGCGCTTCGACCGGGAGATCGAGGCACTGGTCGACGTGGTGTCGGAGCGGCTGCTGCTGGTGTGCCGTCAGGAAGTCCCG is from Amycolatopsis mediterranei and encodes:
- a CDS encoding phospholipase D-like domain-containing protein; amino-acid sequence: MQTFNSFVDKMDERVGDGLERVLCAHHRRRLRGLGWGAVLDSAGAQDPLGGRAPVRDGNRVEVLIDGEESLPAVAEAIRGAKSYVHIANWHASADFRLTREPGSPTLRELLAEVAGRGVEVRVLLWAGPPFPAFQPSRKLARSERRKFTEGTDVRCVLDARERTLHCHHEKLVIVDDAVAFVGGVDLTALEGDRHDSPDHPPRPIGWHDLMARLDGPVVADVADHFRRRWTEVAGEDLPAPTVPDPVGGSRVQLLRTVPNDTYDFLPKGEFTVLDGYLRALRSAQRLIYLENQFLWSPEIAEVLLDKLLNPPHEAFRVVLLLPRKPSNGSDTTRGQLGRLLDADDGHHRLLATTISAHDGGSAAPVYVHAKLGIVDDSWLTVGSANLNEHSLFNDTEVNIATDDPEVVRATRLRLWAEHLGHPVAELADRDPADIVDNLWRPLAEEQAERERRGERRTHRLVLLPGASRRAARLQGPLRGLLVDG